In Scomber japonicus isolate fScoJap1 chromosome 19, fScoJap1.pri, whole genome shotgun sequence, a single genomic region encodes these proteins:
- the sigmar1 gene encoding sigma non-opioid intracellular receptor 1: MSVIKTSLRLFLFSVVTVLCVLLLRQWMATKQYVFNKEDVAKLAKQYAGQDHEQAFSKVVVELRKRYPGHILPDEDLQWVFVNAGGWMGSMCLLHASLTEYLLLFGTAVDTGGHSGRYWAEISDTIISGTFRQWKEGTTKSELYYPGDTIVHSVGEATSVQWSAGTWMVEYGQGFIPSTLGFALADTLFSTQDFLTMFYTVRVYVKCLLLEAGTLLTDAGVF, translated from the exons ATGTCTGTAATTAAAACGAGTTTAAGACTGTTCCTGTTCTCCGTAGTCACCGTCCTGTGCGTGCTGTTGCTGCGACAGTGGATGGCCACTAAGCAATACGTTTTCAACAAAGAAGACGTCGCCAAACTGGCCAAACAGTACGCAG GACAGGACCATGAGCAGGCCTTCTCCAAAGTGGTGGTGGAGCTCAGGAAGAG ATATCCTGGCCACATCCTGCCAGACGAGGACCTGCAGTGGGTGTTTGTGAACGCTGGTGGATGGATGGGCTCCATGTGTCTCCTCCACGCTTCGCTCACAGAGTACCTGTTGCTGTTTGGTACCGCGGTGGATACAGGAGGACACTCag GTCGCTACTGGGCTGAGATTTCAGACACTATCATCTCTGGCACTTTCAGACAGTGGAAGGAGGGAACAACTAAGAGTGAACTTTACTACCCTG GTGACACCATCGTACACAGCGTAGGCGAGGCTACATCTGTCCAGTGGAGCGCCGGGACATGGATGGTGGAGTACGGCCAAGGTTTCATCCCCTCCACCCTGGGCTTCGCTCTGGCAGACACCCTGTTCAGCACCCAGGACTTCCTCACAATGTTCTACACTGTACGAGTTTACGTCAAATGTCTGCTGCTCGAGGCTGGTACACTACTCACAGATGCAGGAGTTTTCTGA